GAGGGTGTTCAATTACTTCGGTGCATTTGAAAACACAAGGGCTCCCATGTGCTTGgatatctatctagctatctaaaaaaaaaatccctagggatgaataaagtaagtctgtctatctatctatctatctatctatctatctatctatctatatctttTTAGCATAAGGGCGCAAGTTGCATTTGTTGcagaaacaaaaagaaaacacgtTCTCTAATTTCCACTCTAAACATGTAGTTATTTACTATGTGAGGACCTACGATGTCTTACCATCACTGGGATGAGGCCATTCTTTCGGTCCTTCTCTATAGCAGCTTGGAGAGTGCTCCCACGCAGACCGAAGTTCTCATCAGTTGGAAGGAACCTGACTTTCACCAGGGAGATCAGTCCAGCTTTCTCCACCGAGGAGTGAGCCTTCAAAGTCATAATCAGACACATAGGAGAGTCTCAGTTTCAGTACATGCCAATGACTTTGTGATGGTGAAGTTGTTTTCAGGTTTCTGTGTAGCTATCCTAACCTGGTCAGAGGCATAAGCAATAAGCCTGGAGTTGATCACTGAGTCATCTGTGTCTGCTTCCAACTTCTTCAACTGTAATATCTTGTCTTTTCGGGCCGCAAGTAAAGAAATCAGGGTGCATTCACTGACAGTACTCTGAAAACATGTGCAAGGAAAATCAGGAGAGCTCTCACAAAATTAAGTTAGGAGAAATTATAATCACATCATTTTTTGAGAAATTACTGTTCTAATACCGCTGCCACATATCATGCATTTACCTGCAATACGCCCCCTCCTCTGCTGTCAGGGTGGTGGTGTAGGAAGTGTACTGGCAGACCCAGAGCCTTACACAGCCAGTCTATCACGTTCATCTCCAGTTCTGTGCATGCAGGACTGGATGCCTGTGAACATTACACATTCAGAAATTAGAATACACGCTTCCTGATTTTAGATGCAAACAACTTTCAAGGTGTTCTGTGCCTTTGCGTGGATTCAGATATCATGTGAAATGAGGATGACTGTGGATGAGTTACCCAGGTGAATCCTATACAGTTGATGGCATCAGCGAGCATGTCTCCCAGTAGAGAGGGCCAGGAGGTCAAGGCAGGAAAGtaagcatgcatgtgtgggCTCTGCCAGTGCACCACCTGATGGAAGCCCACACAACTGTCTTACACCAGTTCGTATTGTATTAGGCATATTATGTCAGGTTTCAGTGCTTCTATATAATCAAACATAGATAATGTTTTCATAGGACTTCTCGGGCAAGAGTCTAAGTTGCTTTAAAGATTCTACATTATAGATATAAAAGTGctactctatttctctctcataaCTTGAATGTCACATCACATTTGTCCACAATTGTTTATGAAAACAAAATGGAAGGTCTTACCCCAGGCATTATTATTTTCTCCACGTCTTGGAAAATAGAATCCCAGTTTTCTCCATCCAAGGGAGCATTTTCTGGAAGTAGCTCTCTCATGTACCCTGGCTGGACATCTGGAATGACTTGTCTTTCTCTGATCTTCGTCAGGTATTCTGTGATGTAATCTACCATCTCCTTCCCTACACATGACAGAGCACATTTATTGAGAAGCTGTTTACCTAGCAGAGCATTTGAAACAGTTTTAGTGATTCTATTCCACTTGTACACCTGTAACATGTCTCAATTTGTCCAGATTGGTAAAGCATCTTCGCATCATGTTGTTTGCAGCCTCACCTCTGCGGTTGTACTCCTCTGCTTGCATGGTCAAAAGCCCTTTCTCAACTTTTACAGTAATGATGAGTGGTTCCTGATGGTCCTGATGTTGCTCTCGTTGTTGAGGGGAAACGCAGAGCAGAATATATATAACCTTGTGCAGAGAGCACACCCCTTTCATGACGTATTCAACAAACCGGACAATTGTGTGACGCTGAGAgccaaatgtaaataaaaaaatgtcccTGTtgaattttgtcattttttcccATAATATTGTTGCAACTCCAAATGGCttaaatgttttcttttctaCTTATTAGGACAAAAAGCAAGGAGTTTCGGGTCACAATGGTTTGTTGAGAATTAAAATTCCTTTTTTTACAGCTTTACAGCAAACCATAGTGACCATATATAGCATAATGACTGACTGGttttgtggcctactggttagggcttcgggcttggaaccaAAGGGTTGCAGTTTGGGTTGcaggttcgatccccgaccagtaggaacggctgaagtgcccttgagcaaggcacctaacccctcactgctccccgagcgccataGTATCAAGGCAGCTCACTACTCACTactacttggcctagaaacctgatttacattgaTGTCATTATAATTaaaggtaggcctatataaagcTGAGGACAGTGAGAAAGACCACTGAACtgcaaaaatacattaaaaatatTATTGATGGGCATGAGTGATGGTTAGTGGTGTGGCACAAGATAAACTCTCATTTCACCCTCATCTTTAATGGTTGCAAAAGGTATCAGGGATTTACGTTCTCAGGGTTATGTCAATGTAAAAATATATTAATATCACAAATATTAAAAAAGCACAGGTGAAAACATTCTGAATGTTTCCTTTGTTACTACATTTTTCAATCTGACTCAAAACATGTTTGAGGAGGTGGAAATATAGACGGTAAATATAGACAAACCAAACAGCACAGTGCCGTGTGTTTGTTCTGAACTGGAAACTATAGAGGGTAAATGTAATTCAGAGATAGCCCAGGGAACAGGACTAATAGAGGACCCTAATGACTCAGTCACTGCacactttattttcattatcCTGCGTAGAGGGATGACACAAGGTGGGCACAGTCAATACATACTAACCCCTTCCCCAGATCATGAGCTTTTTACTAAACTGAACCCCCCAGTCTCTTTCAATCCCAGAGAAAAGACCACTTTTCCACATTTAGGTATAAAAAGGTTTCCACAGTGCTTTATGGAGAATTATTTACAGTTTAGTATCGTGTTTTTAGGGATGTACATAAATATGACACAATataatacacatacaaacatacatagacAGCATAACAAAATGAATAAGTCATATTTGTTGAAAGCTTTAACAccgtgtgtgtttaaatgttaaTATTGACCTATTGATGGCTCCTGTTTAAAATACCAAGTCATttttctgtgtcctttttgttcTAGTTATCTCTCATAATAGGATACACATAAGGCCACTTTTCACAGATGAATTCACACCATGAACAAATCATAACCTCACATAATTCTTGTCAGAATAACAATACATgcataaaaacatattttaaaaatatgacacTAAATGCAAAATTTGGCAAAATGTGCTGAAACATTTCCAAATGTCAGTAAAACACACAAGGACATAGTTAATACTGTATAATTTAACATAGTATTAACTATGTCCTTGTGGAGAGGAGACAGTGAAAGATGGGGATACTCTGTGTCATCGGTATCTGTGGTGTTCTGTCATTATAATTaaaggtaggcctatataaagcTGAGGACAGTGAGAAAGACAACTGAACtgcaaaaatacattaaaaatattattttgGAAAATGACAGGGTTGACAAAATACATCATATATGTTGTCAGAACCAGGAGACTAAACGCTATAAGCCATCATATTTTCTGATGTAACAAAATGTCTGACTGTTCATTACAACATAATTAGACAACTGGATAATAATTTGACCTAGATAAACGCAATGGATTATGTCAGTTTCATCTATCGACATAACATACCTGTTTCAATTTGAAATCAAGTTCAAATAacatttaatttccattcaaaTTAAAATTTTATCATCAGTGGCCATATGGAGACACTGAGCTTATAGAGGGGAGGCATCTGTGATGACACCTACTTGGGACATCTGCTTTGCGTCCAACCCCAGTCACCCAAATTCCACAGTGGCTTCCCTCACACCGTTTCTTCCGTCTCAAATGAGTACAATGTTTCACACACAGGCCGACCCCACACAGGTtccctgtgtgtttatgtgtgtgttgcaatgTCCATGCTGAGAGGTCATCCTCCTTCATGAGTTCAGTCTCAGAGAGTCTGTGACTTCATCCTGCATGGAAGCCTCACGCCACTTTCTTGCCGCGTGTGATGGCCTCCAGCTTTTGTCTGTAGGCCTCGGCCTCCTGCTCTTTCTTAAAGAGCTGCTGTCTGTATTTTTGCGCCTCGCGATTGGCCTCCTCTAACTGCTTCTGAAGGGTTTCCTTCTCCTGTTGGAACAGAAGGTCTCTGTGAATTCCAGCATGTCCTTCACGCTTGTTCATTAAGAGTACTACAGCTGTTACACCTCATGCAGCCTCATTTCAGCACCGAGCTGTGCAGCCACATGCTGCTTCGCCACTGTGCTGCTGGGTAGCATTATATTACATCCATGCAGAAAATGAACCGACGTGTAAAATGCCTGCCAACACACAACTGTGTATTTGATGTTGCTGAACTGATGGAGGAATGTTCAGATGgattaaacatgaaaaaaacacTTCAAGTAAAAATTATTTTGCTGACAATAACACACACTGATCAGTGGGTAAAGAAGTGTTTTATCATAATTTAAAGTGACCGGGGAGTCTATTGAGCAGGTCCACAGACATGTGCTGCTTTCCCCCCCTAATCTTGAGTTCCACAACATGGTTGGAAGTACTGAACCTAAAATTACAAGATCATTAATGATAAAATCAAAGTCATGCTCTGGGAggagatgggatgggatgggacgAGATTACCTCTATTTCCTGGCTCACGGTGTTACACTCCACCACTTCTATGCGTTGGCGTTTTACTGTGGGCTCCTCACTGATGACCGTCTCCTCTGCGATGTCAGTGGCAGGCACGGTCAACACTGAATGGTCAGACAGAGTTATGTACTCTCAGTGTCTCATTAATGAAGATGCAAAAAGCAATGCAAATTTACAGGCTAAGACACCTCAATGTGTTGATTGGAAAGTTTCACCTGATTGAAGAGCTAGTGGCTTTTTACTTAACAATACAGTGTATTTTTCAGTGATATAGTGGCTAATATGCTTAGCAATATGATCAATACATTCATCCAGCTCATGCATACAGATTCATGTGTGCTTGTATACTGAGGCACAATTCTAGCCTCCAAAGGTCCTTGTGCTATTACTGGACATCTCCCACAATGGCCAAACTTCTCACTGTTAACTGCAAGTACTCATACCCAACAATCTGGCCTATGTATTATAAAACATCAGGGTGTGAATTGGCAATGAATGCCAAAGTTGCCTAGCAACATTAATTCACAGGTCAGCAATGAAAATTACTTAGTTAGAATGGCTGACTGCGCTGCAGGGACATTTAATATTAGTGTCCTTTTTTATGACTTGCAATGCATATTTCCCGTATGAGAATTTGCTTAACATAACATGGACTTTCAATGATTAAACAAATCACTGACCTTGCTGACCATCTGGCATGGTCACGATGATTGGTTGGCCGATGCCCCCACCCGCCTGGAGGTTGCCCAGCTGAATGCCATCTGTTACTATGGTAATCACTTGCTGACCACCTGAACTCACAACCTGTTGAATGGCACCGTCCACGGTATCTGCGGTCACAACTTCCTCTGTCGCCACAACttcaagaaaaacacacacagaaaaaaactgAATTATGCATGTTTAAACTAAGCTGGGTGTTGTCTGCATAGCCATGATAAGTGATCTGTTTGTTCTTAATCATGCGTCCGAGTGGGAGCATATAAAGATTGAATATAAGCGGCCCCATAATCGATCCCTGGGGGACACCGCAGGTTAGGGGTGTCTGGGTGGAGGTACAGTCGctaatggcaacaaagaagctcctttcctCTAAATATGACTTCAGCCAGTTGATGACTGCACTGGAGAACCCAACCCAATGTTCTAACCTGTGTAATACATTTTGTGGACAACAGTATTGAAAGCTTCACTAAGATCCAATAGTACTAGTACTGATGTTTTCCCTGCATCAGTGTCTAAATGTATGTTGTTTAAGACATTGATAAGAGCTGTTTCTGTGCTATTATTAGCATGGAAACCAGACTGGTAGTGATCTAGACAGCAATTAAATATTAAAAAGGTAATTACTTGATCAAAAACTATTTTTCAATGATTTTGCCAATGAACAGGAAGTTAGGGGGCCTACTGTTATTTAATATGGAGGTATCCAGGCTTTCAACAGCTGTTTTTAAGGACTTTTtaaggaaaagtgccagactgTGTGGGTATGTCCACATGATGATGAATAGAAACTGTACCGTTTTTGCCAAGGTTTCCCTGTCTACCAGGCTAAATTCAAGGCTAATGTTCAATCTGGCTAAATTCAAGGCTAATGTTCaattttaccaataaaaaaTAATGCAAATTCATTGCATTTGGCAGTTGAGAAAAGCAATGAATTATTGCTCATGTTCCATTAAGACAATTATTGCTCAAGTGCCATTAAGACATTCTCAGGTGCCAAGACCTGCTCAAGACATTCTTGAGGGTACATCTTTTTTCCAGAGAGCTTGGTATAGCTACAGAATTTTAACCATTAGTTTGACACCTAACCATATGTATTTCTCACTTCATAGCACCAGTTAGTCCTATTGCTACACCAATGTGTTCACCACCCACATGCTAAATTACAAGTTGGCAAGTGACAAAGACAAATACATCATTGCACAACTAGCACCAGAATGAAGAGCTATAAAATGATCCTACAAAAGGTGAATGACTGAAATATCACTTTAAGCTCAGCAGTTCCCAAAGGCAAATCTCATATCTTTGGTTGCATACACCATAAACCATCAAGAGATGATTTCCCCTGAAATTGTTATGACTTGAAAAGGGATCATTCATAATCATTGTGGGCAAATAAAACATTAGGCATAGTCAAAGACTGGTACGACCTTCTGACGTGGTTCTTTGATGTAGCAATATGTCTTGTAGGGAAGAAATCAGATAAAAAGCTTTCTGAGGCAGAACAGTGGCTTTCATCTAGTGGATAATTATTGAGATTCACATGGTCAATATTTGCTCTTTCCTCAATTATGCTTTCATAACAGAAACAGCACAAGACACAACATAATGAAGATATACTAGAACATAATGGACCAACACATATCAATCAAAACATGTCAGATATAGAAGTGACACTTCCGTGTAATTAACTGTGTTTGATGACTCACGTGTAATAACAGCATATGCAAAACATTATCACAAGGCATTAatctatggggggggggggtagttgctCTGGTCCCTGAACAGGTACAAAAGAGGTCGCACCTGTGCAGTTCCCAAAGACTGACATTTTAAAATGCAGAGACAAAACCTGGCACACGTCATGGCTGTTAGTTTAAGCAAACAATTCACTGCCATGTAATCATGAAGCATTTTATGGCAAACAAGCTAACTGAGTCCTTTTCTATTTGTGTGACACTGAAAAACAGAGGACAAAAGAATATCTATCTAATGAAACCTCATCCTTGCTCGTGTGTCATTGGATCAGTCATATACTGTAACTGATTATCAACAAAGAAACTGCAGTCCTGTTGTAAAAATATTCAGATGCTTAGTGACATAAAAAAGGGAAACAAAATAAGCCTAATTATTTGGATTGCGTATATTACTTACTTGCCTGTACATTCAGACACTATAAAGATATATGTATACCATGAGCAATAATTCATTAAACAAAAGTGGGACAATTTGTTGGTTCTATATAAGCCACTCAAATGACTGAGAATATGTTATTAATCACAGCTTTAGAAAGTTCTAGCTGGCTTGCCTCTAGAGGCCAACAAATGCTGTTGTCTCACTGATTACATAATAAATGGATTATGAGCAGTATAAAAACTTGCAGGTTACTTAGGCAATAAGCCCCAAGAAGCCGTAAATTccagtgattttagaacagctaagggccATTGTTAGACACGATCCGCAGCTGAGTTCTATAGTCAATGACAGCAATcctaacttttgtatcaatttgtggtagtgcagtaatatagaacaaaATGCGGTCAACGTGAAGGATTGTGCTGggttttacaacggcatcgagcgtgattcagccaatcataatcgatGACCAGAGCTATTCATTTTGATcatattgattgaattgaataACAACATTCTCCATAAACCAAAACCATAACCATTAAGTCTGTAAAACACTATGAGATTCCACTGTTAACAACTGGCATCATGAGCTCATCATTAACTTGACATATTCCAGCCCTTTAGAGGACAAAAGACAAATGAAGAGGCTCATTTCAGGATGAGACTACAGCCTGGCAGCTGATTGCCATAGAGGAGATGTGCATGTTAACCATACTGTAAGCACTGTTAAAGGACCATTAGCAGATTTGTGTTAAAACATGAGCTTTGGGAAACTTCAGTTTAAGAGTGAGAAATGCACTGTAGGAGTAACACAACTAAGGAAAGTCACATACTATTGGCAGGCTGCAGAAGGCTACCTTGGCCTCCATGTCTTTAGCAGGAGATCCCTATTCAGAGGCCCGGTGGGTAACTAACTAACTACATGTTGGTCTGGAGAGCTTCATCAAagagttgttttgttttggatcattgtctaCTGGGACTCAACTGAACTGAATTACTTTTGAACCTGAACTACTTTTGGGGCAAAATAAAAAGCAACCAGTTCACTCACAGAGGATCAGTGTTTGTGCTGGGCCAGAGAGGGGACCACTGCTTCTGTGGCTTGCCCTTGTTGCAcaaataaccacacacaccatcactgaCCTGTGACCTGGGTATCATATTCACATCCTTTACACACATCAAGGGATGTAAATCCTTTACACCATAAAAGCGACGTGAATAAGGAAATTCAGCTACAGCACGCATGTCAGATTAGAAGAGTGAGCGGCAATAAAAATTCCTAGAATTATCCAACAGGTAATGTGCCAAACCTCACTTACAATACACTATCATTTGTGCCTTCCTAAAGGCATACCTGCTGATTTACCAGAATTCCCTGAAGAGACTAATCCAGCCAGGTTCACAACGCCTCCAGGCCCAATGATAAACTGTGGAGCTGCTGTGTGTATCGTCATGGTGTCTGGACTCTCTGGGTTTGTGTTGATCTGGTTTTGCATGGCCACCTGTGTGATGAAAATGAATGTCATAATGTTGATAATGGACCACTGAACTCTGTGATGCACAAAAACATGTCTTTCAGACCCATAAATATCTACCTGAAGAATTTCAGCGAGTTCTTCATTTCCATTATCCAAGGCAATGTCCAGGGCATTTTTGCAGAATTTGCTCTGAGCGTGGACATCAGTACCATATTTGATGAGGAGCTCCACAACCTCTCGGTGGTTGTGTTCAGTAGCCCAGTGGAGAGCGGTCATTTTCAGCATATCTTTGGCATTGACGTCAGCCCCGTGCTAGTCAGACCCCAGTGAATAAAGTCATTGTTATCACTTCTAAGAAAACAGATAATAAAAGTACCGGATTTCAATAATGATTGCTCAATTTAGTTTAAAGGGACACACATGCTTGGGAGATATCAAAGCCCTGTGTGTCTAATATTGACGATATCAGTGCATTTCATTTTAATGGAATATTAATAACAAGCAACACTGTGATGGGCAATTCAAATAGGAAATTGTGTTCTCCATTCTTATGGTAAGGGTTTTGACTCTGTATAATCACTTTAAGTAATTTatacattttttacagtctttttttaaacaaaaatgtCAAATTCCCTCAAAAATTTAAATATCTGACCAATCACAAGTGAAAATTAGCTGTACCATTGTACCATTCCGTAAAAACTAAATCACCCTGCCATTCTGTGTAACAGTGAGTGGCCAAGTTATGTAAAGTACATCTTCAAATCAAATGATTCATCCAGCGTTACCTTCAGTAGCACCTCGACAATGCTAGCATGCCCTTCTGAAGCAGCCATATGAAGGGGGGTCCTGTCTACTTTGGTTCGAGCATCTCGACTCACACCTGCTCTCAGTAACACCTCTGTGGTTGAGTAATGTCCATACTGGGCTGACAGGTGCAGGGGAGACGTCCCAAGCTGTTTGGTGATAGCATTTATAATTCACAATTTTAAAATAATTCCGATTTACGACAGTCAACATCAATACCAAGAAAAAAGGAATTCACTCAAGAAGCTAGGACTTTGACTTGAGATCTAATTAATTTAACCTTAATTAAACCCTGAGCTTTGAAACAGAACAAATATGAAAAAATACTCTATAGAACCTACCAAGGAGGAAGTATGATGTAAATGATGCTCACCCAGTCTGTTGTGAAAGGTGCTCCATTAGCCATTAGTATCCGAACTTCATCATCTTGACCTGATCGTGCAGCTTCCAGAAGCTTTTTCCCCAAGTCCACTAAAGACATCTGTAGTTATACAAAAAGAGCttgtatggttatggttataatatttggcagacacttttaacTTATAAAATGTACCGAGTCAATAttcatatgtttatgtttatggtatttggcagacacttttgtccaaagcgaattACAGTATATGAACACTGCATTAGTTACAAATAAGTTTCAAATAAAGTTGAAAAGTTTACATTAAgcatactactaataataacaaAATTAAATGTCAACAATGAAAATAACGAGTATTTCATAATACAAAaaccataaacatacaaaccatTACTCTGTGAGAGAATTAATGAATTAAGTACAAGATGAACAGATGAGTCTTTAAACATGTCTTGAAAGTCCCAAAAATATCTCAAGAACATGGAAAATTGGGttactcattccaccaacgaggaatcACTTAGGAAACCTCTTAGAATGAATGGATGGTCGACACAGCAGACGCTCATCAGCGGAATGCAGTGGACGAGAGGGGATTTGGAGCtggatcatggaattcaaatagCAAGGTGTAAATtcaagtgtcctataggccaggGTGAGGGATTATATATCTTATATTTTAGGGATTATATAGCTTATATAGAAAGCCAATGAAGAGTAACTTATAAAGATTTTACATGTGTCTTCTTTGGCTGATTAAAGACCAGatgtgctgctgcattttgCGTCATCTGTGATGACCTCATTACACAAGCAGGTAGGCCAGCTAACATTGAATTACAGTAGTCCCGTTTAGAAAGAATCATGGCCTGCACAAGATGTTGTGGTCAGAtgttgtgtcagataaggtctgaccTTCCAGATACAGTATAGAATGCTGACATGACTTTGTCACCGAGGCTACATGCTCATATAGTACACGGTGTATGTATgctactatatgtgtgtgtgtgtgtgtgtgtgtgtatatttaatTCACTGTTACTTATTTTTGTGGTTGAATTTCACTACTAATAGAACTCATTCATACCCATTACAAATCGTTGTATATTGTTACATAcaagttattttattattacatcATTACATACATTACAACTACAGGATTTAACCTAAATAAATCATTGTGTGATTTTCAGTATATGATTACTACTCTCCATTTCTGGTGTATAATTATTCTCAATTTCCAGTGCATTTCTGAAACAGATTACATGGTCATGTGATCTCGCCAGGTTTTGTACA
The Alosa sapidissima isolate fAloSap1 chromosome 14, fAloSap1.pri, whole genome shotgun sequence DNA segment above includes these coding regions:
- the gabpb1 gene encoding GA-binding protein subunit beta-1 isoform X3 yields the protein MMSLVDLGKKLLEAARSGQDDEVRILMANGAPFTTDWLGTSPLHLSAQYGHYSTTEVLLRAGVSRDARTKVDRTPLHMAASEGHASIVEVLLKHGADVNAKDMLKMTALHWATEHNHREVVELLIKYGTDVHAQSKFCKNALDIALDNGNEELAEILQVAMQNQINTNPESPDTMTIHTAAPQFIIGPGGVVNLAGLVSSGNSVVATEEVVTADTVDGAIQQVVSSGGQQVITIVTDGIQLGNLQAGGGIGQPIIVTMPDGQQVLTVPATDIAEETVISEEPTVKRQRIEVVECNTVSQEIEEKETLQKQLEEANREAQKYRQQLFKKEQEAEAYRQKLEAITRGKKVA
- the gabpb1 gene encoding GA-binding protein subunit beta-1 isoform X1; the encoded protein is MMSLVDLGKKLLEAARSGQDDEVRILMANGAPFTTDWLGTSPLHLSAQYGHYSTTEVLLRAGVSRDARTKVDRTPLHMAASEGHASIVEVLLKHGADVNAKDMLKMTALHWATEHNHREVVELLIKYGTDVHAQSKFCKNALDIALDNGNEELAEILQVAMQNQINTNPESPDTMTIHTAAPQFIIGPGGVVNLAGLVSSGNSGKSAVVATEEVVTADTVDGAIQQVVSSGGQQVITIVTDGIQLGNLQAGGGIGQPIIVTMPDGQQVLTVPATDIAEETVISEEPTVKRQRIEVVECNTVSQEIEEKETLQKQLEEANREAQKYRQQLFKKEQEAEAYRQKLEAITRGKKVA
- the gabpb1 gene encoding GA-binding protein subunit beta-1 isoform X2, which translates into the protein MSLVDLGKKLLEAARSGQDDEVRILMANGAPFTTDWLGTSPLHLSAQYGHYSTTEVLLRAGVSRDARTKVDRTPLHMAASEGHASIVEVLLKHGADVNAKDMLKMTALHWATEHNHREVVELLIKYGTDVHAQSKFCKNALDIALDNGNEELAEILQVAMQNQINTNPESPDTMTIHTAAPQFIIGPGGVVNLAGLVSSGNSGKSAVVATEEVVTADTVDGAIQQVVSSGGQQVITIVTDGIQLGNLQAGGGIGQPIIVTMPDGQQVLTVPATDIAEETVISEEPTVKRQRIEVVECNTVSQEIEEKETLQKQLEEANREAQKYRQQLFKKEQEAEAYRQKLEAITRGKKVA